In Corynebacterium matruchotii, a single genomic region encodes these proteins:
- a CDS encoding ATP-binding cassette domain-containing protein, translated as MKRHLVIGDGLSSWASELVDAAPRGQVAYLGADATCHLTYLRDTVIEEVAFGLEQRGIHPDIMLDQVTAILTDLNLMDLAEAHPTRLSGGQTRRVALASVLVLQADTLILDDPWAGLDTTSCKQVCDILDRYPGDIIAVAHSLPPIDHHFGCFELRDGTMVPYTGHHPPPQLPPCAPTGDIIDLGDVAGRREPPRRRWWQFTTPTEPGFTTPPLHLRLERGEICWLRGPNGVGKTTLLHTLALTPQPASISLQTQRACDQVTETTLRDFIGGEPAGALASIDLETHPLDLTPTMLRLAQVEKVFNQGTDVVLLDEPDVGLDYPGRTQLHRLIHHHLHGNRPPAIIMTCHDPTLMAEVSQYATVRELALA; from the coding sequence ATGAAACGCCACCTCGTCATCGGTGACGGCCTCTCATCGTGGGCCAGCGAGCTTGTCGACGCCGCCCCGCGGGGTCAGGTCGCCTACCTGGGGGCCGACGCCACCTGCCACCTCACCTACCTCCGCGACACCGTCATCGAAGAAGTCGCCTTCGGCCTGGAACAACGCGGCATCCATCCCGACATCATGCTCGACCAGGTGACCGCAATTCTCACCGATTTGAACCTCATGGACTTGGCGGAAGCCCACCCCACCAGGCTCTCCGGCGGCCAAACCCGCCGGGTGGCATTGGCCAGCGTGCTGGTGCTCCAAGCAGACACCCTCATTCTCGACGACCCCTGGGCCGGCCTCGACACCACATCATGCAAACAAGTGTGCGACATTTTAGATCGTTATCCGGGGGATATCATTGCCGTCGCCCACAGCCTGCCACCCATCGATCACCACTTTGGCTGCTTCGAACTCCGCGACGGCACCATGGTTCCCTACACCGGACATCACCCACCCCCACAACTGCCACCATGCGCCCCCACTGGGGACATCATCGACCTGGGTGACGTCGCCGGCCGGCGCGAACCACCCCGCCGGCGCTGGTGGCAATTCACCACCCCCACCGAACCCGGATTCACCACGCCACCACTGCATTTACGCCTCGAACGCGGCGAAATCTGTTGGCTCCGGGGCCCCAACGGGGTGGGGAAAACCACCCTCCTCCACACCCTGGCGCTCACGCCGCAACCGGCGTCGATAAGCCTGCAAACCCAACGCGCCTGCGACCAGGTAACCGAAACCACCCTCCGCGACTTCATCGGCGGCGAACCGGCCGGGGCCCTGGCCAGCATCGACCTCGAAACCCACCCGCTCGACCTCACCCCCACCATGCTGCGACTCGCGCAGGTCGAAAAGGTATTCAACCAGGGAACTGATGTGGTGTTGCTGGATGAACCCGACGTAGGGCTAGACTACCCGGGTCGCACCCAGCTCCACCGGCTTATACACCACCATCTTCACGGGAACCGACCGCCGGCGATCATCATGACCTGCCACGATCCCACCCTGATGGCGGAAGTCTCACAATACGCTACCGTGCGGGAACTGGCGCTGGCGTAA
- a CDS encoding energy-coupling factor transporter transmembrane component T family protein has protein sequence MRALNPLTSIVCGFTAWIIVLGLNNPWVSATVMIAALVVGTATTRNLSLIATTLALSLPTGLSMLLIYVPFAATYRDGLVTAGQLSLRFAALIAALLAALTAVRIPELVKALQTARIHHSMSFILGSAIQFLPQAHDITRRMRDACRLAGRTPHPGNLVIPVLVQVLYHGGQRAAAMTTMGLELPGRRTVLRPPPDSTIQKLVRILLPLAAITLVIIV, from the coding sequence ATGCGCGCACTTAACCCCCTGACCAGCATCGTGTGCGGGTTCACCGCCTGGATCATCGTGTTAGGGCTGAATAATCCGTGGGTGTCCGCCACCGTGATGATTGCGGCACTGGTCGTGGGCACGGCAACCACCCGTAACCTCTCGCTCATCGCCACCACCTTGGCCCTCAGCCTCCCCACCGGCCTGTCCATGCTGCTCATCTACGTGCCCTTCGCCGCAACCTACCGGGACGGGCTGGTGACCGCCGGGCAGTTGAGCCTCCGATTCGCCGCGCTCATCGCAGCACTGTTGGCCGCGCTCACGGCTGTCCGCATCCCTGAGCTGGTCAAGGCCCTCCAAACCGCTCGCATCCACCACAGCATGAGCTTCATCCTGGGCTCCGCCATCCAATTCCTGCCCCAAGCCCACGACATCACCCGGCGCATGCGCGACGCCTGCCGACTCGCCGGCCGCACCCCACACCCCGGCAACCTGGTCATACCAGTGCTCGTGCAAGTGCTCTACCACGGTGGGCAGCGCGCCGCCGCCATGACCACCATGGGCCTGGAACTCCCCGGCCGCCGCACCGTGCTGCGACCACCACCCGACAGCACAATACAAAAACTTGTTCGAATACTTTTGCCCCTGGCTGCCATCACTTTGGTGATTATCGTATGA
- a CDS encoding nucleoside hydrolase — MTTRKNNSHPVLIDCDAGIDDALALIYLAGLAAAGEVQLRAVTTTAGNVDATQTAFNSAHILRLCGLPNVPVAAGVPTPLVVPLVTTPETHGPHGLGYVIPPETSTDTISVTPGERPDTVPMGVPAADTGWDDLWRANRDATLIITGPATNLATYLRDHPAHQRIYLMGGAYLYPGNTTPTAEWNTWVDPHAAAEVFHTTIPITVCPLGVRSQPVTESMLFSPDLLDAACDILAAAHHPLADVLPDLLRFYFEFHQVMGEGYQAQIHDLITTMVALGTVDYATATVAVDVETTSPLLRGTTVADFKGHWLAETTGQPGRKPVVKLVTGVDPQQAWAEFFRSLKLLASTPPML, encoded by the coding sequence ATGACGACGAGGAAGAATAACAGCCACCCGGTTCTTATCGACTGCGATGCCGGCATTGATGATGCCCTGGCGCTCATCTACCTGGCCGGCCTTGCGGCCGCGGGGGAGGTGCAGCTTCGAGCGGTCACCACCACCGCCGGCAATGTCGACGCCACCCAAACCGCCTTCAATAGCGCCCACATTTTACGACTCTGCGGCCTACCGAATGTGCCGGTGGCGGCGGGCGTACCGACGCCACTGGTGGTGCCGCTGGTCACCACCCCGGAAACCCACGGGCCGCACGGCCTGGGCTATGTGATTCCCCCAGAGACCAGCACGGACACGATATCGGTGACTCCGGGGGAGCGGCCCGACACGGTTCCCATGGGTGTGCCCGCCGCCGACACCGGGTGGGACGACCTGTGGCGCGCCAACCGGGACGCCACCCTGATTATCACCGGGCCGGCCACAAACCTGGCCACCTACCTGCGTGACCACCCCGCCCACCAGCGCATTTACCTCATGGGCGGCGCCTACCTGTACCCCGGCAATACCACCCCCACCGCGGAGTGGAACACGTGGGTCGACCCCCACGCCGCCGCCGAGGTATTTCACACCACCATTCCCATCACCGTCTGCCCCCTGGGGGTGCGCTCCCAGCCCGTGACGGAAAGCATGCTGTTCTCACCCGACCTGCTGGATGCCGCGTGCGATATTCTTGCCGCCGCACACCACCCACTGGCTGATGTTCTGCCGGATTTGCTGCGATTCTATTTCGAATTCCACCAGGTCATGGGGGAGGGCTACCAGGCCCAAATCCACGACCTCATCACCACCATGGTGGCCCTGGGCACTGTCGACTATGCCACCGCCACCGTGGCCGTCGACGTGGAAACCACCTCACCCCTGCTGCGCGGTACCACCGTGGCCGACTTCAAGGGGCACTGGTTGGCGGAAACCACCGGCCAACCCGGCCGAAAACCCGTCGTCAAGCTGGTGACCGGCGTGGACCCGCAGCAGGCCTGGGCGGAGTTTTTCCGCAGTCTTAAACTTTTGGCGTCGACGCCACCCATGCTTTAG
- a CDS encoding (2Fe-2S)-binding protein, with the protein MSPTNVSHAVDRAIARAVAGQPQYAPCVDESLGAALSAEMLASDQVVRRGIATGRQTYKLHEDRFGAHMWLFSLTWSVVAPSVVAMVLTEEIPDLDLSSGLVFQRDEGEGYWFGFRPGQRAESYVASGRHAGESFAPIIATLCRVAKVRPAPLWAVVADGMVQPAVGAGNEHFEQDRAIAVASEIHQGLQQVADVRLPPLRFEQVCDDQVVPVRPGDVEPDYLVVHRSSCCMVFHGDDAGYCAPCPHVPKKKRIAGIIAAASQY; encoded by the coding sequence ATGAGCCCCACCAATGTTTCCCACGCCGTGGATCGGGCGATCGCCCGGGCGGTGGCAGGCCAGCCACAGTATGCGCCCTGCGTGGATGAGTCGCTGGGGGCGGCGCTGTCGGCCGAAATGCTGGCCAGCGATCAGGTGGTGCGGCGGGGAATTGCCACGGGTCGGCAAACCTATAAGCTGCACGAGGATCGTTTTGGGGCGCACATGTGGTTGTTTTCACTGACCTGGTCGGTGGTGGCACCATCGGTGGTGGCAATGGTGCTCACCGAGGAGATTCCCGACCTGGATTTGTCCTCCGGGTTGGTGTTTCAGCGGGACGAGGGGGAGGGGTATTGGTTTGGGTTTCGGCCGGGCCAGCGGGCAGAAAGCTATGTGGCATCGGGCAGGCATGCGGGGGAAAGTTTCGCGCCAATTATCGCAACGTTGTGCCGGGTGGCGAAGGTGCGGCCGGCACCGTTGTGGGCGGTGGTGGCGGACGGGATGGTGCAGCCGGCGGTGGGAGCCGGTAATGAGCATTTTGAGCAGGACCGGGCCATCGCGGTGGCGTCGGAGATACACCAAGGGTTGCAGCAGGTTGCGGACGTTCGCCTCCCCCCATTAAGGTTTGAACAGGTTTGCGACGACCAGGTGGTGCCGGTGCGGCCGGGGGATGTGGAGCCGGACTATTTGGTGGTGCATCGCAGCAGCTGTTGCATGGTTTTTCATGGGGATGATGCGGGATATTGTGCCCCCTGTCCGCACGTGCCGAAAAAGAAGCGGATAGCTGGGATTATTGCGGCTGCTTCTCAGTATTAG